CGCAGCGCCGTGTTGtatctggcccattcctccggaGGCGCGTTGTTGTCGGGGCTCACAGGCTTGGGCGGGTAGGCATCTGCGAAGGTGCCCAGACTAACCAGCACGCACACGAGGAGGGCTACGAGGATCAACCAGGGTCTCAGTATGTTGGCCATCTGTAAATAAAGAATGTAGTCAAACATTTCCCTGAAAAACAAAACTATGTCCAGCAGTTAAGGTAAAGCTTTTGATGAGTAAGATTTTGTATTTTTGAATGGAGGATTCATTAGAGACGCGTTAGTAGGTGCTCGGTCTATGGTGCCGAAATGTGTGCCAAAGTTGTTTACGAAATAAATAAATTGGTCTTCAACCTATTGATTTTACAGTGCTAGGTAACAGTCTGGAAATGTTAAGTAATGATAATGAAGAATCGCTTTTGTACTCTAACATTCGGACTTGCTACTGCAATTGGTCGTTCTTGAATTGCGGTGGCAGTTGCGTCCCTTGCCTTTGCAACCATGAAAAACACTTTCAAATGACAAACAGTTACACATGCATGTTTTTGTTTATATGTTCATGATGTGTCCCTAAGTGTTATGTAATTGGTGTTAACACTTTGAAAATTACTCATTACAAAGGATATACAAGGACCTTGAGCATTCCCCCCAGTGGCAAACTGTTTTTGGGGAGTGATCTTTATTAATAAAAATTATCAACTAATCACACCCTTTTAGTATGTCCTAAATTGTAGGATTCCATTGATTATGTGATGTGTCTAAATGTTACTAAGGGTTAATTCATTACCTTATATTTGGGCATTTGTTGCCTCCATTTAAGAAAATCCTCAATTATCAAAAATGTGTCATAGGTGTTATCATCATTGATGTTACTACTCCTAGGGTGAAGTCAGCATTAGTGGGACACTTTTTGGTGAATCACTATGTATAAAATCGAAATCAGCCTACCCTACTCAACTAATGTTTATTTCAATTAATGAAGGTTGTATCTACATGTTTATGATGAAACAAGTTGATAGTTTATTATTTGGTGGATGCTACAATCTCTAAAACAACATCAGACCCATACCTTTGCTAAAGTGTGTCTTTCAGTTGTAGTGGGACACTTTAGTAGatttttatttaacgaggcaagtcagttaagaacaaattcttatttacaataacagcctaggaacagtgggttaactgccttgttcaggggcataatgacagatttttaccttgtcatctcggggattCAATCCGGCAACCTTTCAGGTTAGTGGCCCAATGCTGtcaccactaggcgacctgcggTCCCACGGCCCCCCTTCAGTAGATGAAGTAGAGAACACTTTGCAGGGACTTATAGATAACACACTCTCCATGCCCTTGCAAAAGTGATGTTGGGACATTCCAAGCTCTCCATGAAACTCGAACTAAAGCACTCTGGAGTCCGCACAGCTTTGACTTGATCCTGAAGCAACTCTATTATTCCCCAAATGTTGTCCACTTTCATAAACGTAACCTCTTTTCTATCCTTACTTTCTTACATGCCATTGTCCGTTGTTTCCTTTCTTCCCTACCCTTGTTATTGTTCTCACATTCCTTCCAATGTTatattattgttatattatgCTGTGTATGTGCTATATAGTGTCTAGAATACATTTTGAGATGTTATAAACTACCAAAACAACATATGTTAAAGGCCTAGTGCAGACAAATAActgatttttctgtgttttatgtacagtgagtgtacatactgaccaggtgaatccagctgaaagctatgatgacttattgatgtcacttgttaaatccacttgaatCAGTCTAAATAAAGGgttggagacaggttaaaaagtatatttttaagtcttgagacaattgagattgtgtatgtgtgctattcggGCAAGATGGACAAGACacaagatgtaagtgcctttgaacgggtatgatagtaggtgccaggcgcaccgggctgctgggtttttcacgcgcaactgtttcccgtgtgtatcaagaatgg
The sequence above is a segment of the Oncorhynchus kisutch isolate 150728-3 linkage group LG25, Okis_V2, whole genome shotgun sequence genome. Coding sequences within it:
- the LOC109875700 gene encoding peptide Y-like, with product MANILRPWLILVALLVCVLVSLGTFADAYPPKPVSPDNNAPPEEWARYNTALRHYINLITRQRYGKRSSPESAMAWLLFGDESEGDLTTRSDGSDLW